The DNA region TTTTTGCCCTTGGGAAGCTTCGGCGTCTTGGGACGGGAGGAGCGGTACACTGAGGCTACATTAAAAACGATGAATAGATAGATCACAATGCCGATGGTTACAACGATTACCTGCCAGGAAGTGAGAACATTGACTATAAGTTCACTCAGTTCTTTGGAAAACAATTTTTCGCCTCCCTTCTATATCGGCTGTTTACAACTGATCCAAAAATAGAGTTTCTATGGGCAGGGAGATTTCTTCCCGGTATAGTTCCCGGTTAAGCATGGAAAGGACCAGGGTTGTGCCGGCAGGCAGACGGTAGGGAACAGTGAATTTACCCCCGGGATGGTTCATGGTTATCAGGGGACTTCGTTCTCCGCTGGGAAGCTGGGCTTCCAGGGTAACAGGCAATGGATAGGGGTTATTCGGCAGGGTATAGCTAAAAAGCCCGAACAGCTCCCCTTCCTTAAGATCCATCGGTGCAATGATCACCAGGGCGACTTCGATGTTGTTAGTGGCGATGGTAGCCGCCGCAGGGGTCTGGCTTATCACGGTTTCCGGCTTTTCACCCCCCCGGCCCTCACGCTGGGTGAAGGTAAAACGCAAGCCCGATTTGCCGAGAAGCTCCAAAGCTTCACCTATGGAAAGCCCTGTCAATTCGGGGATGGTGATCATTTCGTTTTCCGGCCCCCGGCTGATCACTAATTCCAGGATAGTGGGGCCCGAAATGGCAGTGCCCGGTTCGGGGCTCTGCTGAAGTATGGTCCCCGGGGTTTCTGAAGAAAACTGGTACATGAAGGGTTCCTTCAGGGAAATGAGGGGGGGGGCGCCGGTGATGTTCCCCGCAGCACTCCCCGCAGAGGCAAAGAGGGTTTGGAGATCCATCCTGACCTCATCGATATTGCGGCCTACATAGTTTTCCATGTTGGAAATTATCACCCCCTGGCTGACTACCATGCGTACCCGGCGGCCCGCCTTTACGATGGTTCCCGGACTGGGGCTCTGTTCCAGGATCAGTCCCCGTTCAGAGGCGGACTGGGAGTAACGCTGCTGAAGCCGGGGGTAGAGTTCCTTTACCTGTAGTTCCAGAATAGCCTGGGTCAGATCCTTGCCCCGAACATCCGGGACCATGGTCTGCTCTTCCCCCCGAACGGCGATAAAAAAAACCGCCAGGGCAATGATGCCCACAAAAACGATGAGTCCCACCGAAAGGGAAATGAAGAAGCGCAGGTTGTTTCCCACGTAGCGTTCAAGAGAATTTAGATTTATATTTAATTTAAGCCGGTTTCGCAAACCCATATCAGCCTCTTAATCCCTCTTGTTATCTTCGCCGAAGCCAAGCTGCCCATGCATAAAATCCCGGGCGCCATTCAAAAAATCCCGCCAAGCCAGGGCCTTTTTCGCCCGGTACTGGAGCCGGGAAACCGCTAAAACCCCATCCCCCGTTTGTACCAGAATACCCGATTCCCTGTCTATGCCCAGAACGGCCCCCGGCAGCGCACTTGATCCCCCCGGCGGACTCATTTCCGGCGAATCCGAAGGATTCGCCAAGGGACTTGCCTGCGCCAAGTCCCCAGCTTCCAGGATATAAAGCTGTTCCCCCCGGTGGAAGGTCCAGCAAAGGGGCCAAGGGGTGTAGGCCCGTATCTTCGCGTCAATATCCGCTGCAGAAGCGGACCAGTCGATGAGGCCGTCCTCCTTGCGTATGAGTCCGCAAAAACTGGCCTCCTCTCTATTCTGACGCCTCCCGGTGAGGCTGTCCAGGGCCAGTCCCTGTAAGACCGGAATGAGGAGTTTCGCCCCCAGGACGGCGGCTGTTTCGCTTAGGGAAGCGGTGGTTTCCCGGCCCGTAAGGGGAAGCCGTTCCTGGGCCAGTATATCCCCGGCATCCATTTCCGCCGCCAAACGCTGGATGCTAAGTCCGGTCTCAGTATCCCGGCCCAGTATGGCCGCCGGGATCGGGGTAGCCCCCCGGTATTTGGGGAGCAGCGAGGGGTGTATATTGATCCCCCCCAGGGGGAAAAGGGCCAGGAACTTGGGGCCAAAGATGCGGCCATAGGCAAAGCTTACCAGAATATCCGGCTGCAAAGCCGCAACAGCCTCCCGGGCGGTGGCGTCGAGTTTTTCCGGTTTGAGAATTACAGGGGCAGGTAGTGAGCAGGCAG from Treponema primitia ZAS-2 includes:
- the fmt gene encoding methionyl-tRNA formyltransferase, yielding MRILFAGSPGIAVPALEALARLCLDDRHFTLAGVLTNPDAPRGRASKAVPTDVGDAAAALVEPFAACSLPAPVILKPEKLDATAREAVAALQPDILVSFAYGRIFGPKFLALFPLGGINIHPSLLPKYRGATPIPAAILGRDTETGLSIQRLAAEMDAGDILAQERLPLTGRETTASLSETAAVLGAKLLIPVLQGLALDSLTGRRQNREEASFCGLIRKEDGLIDWSASAADIDAKIRAYTPWPLCWTFHRGEQLYILEAGDLAQASPLANPSDSPEMSPPGGSSALPGAVLGIDRESGILVQTGDGVLAVSRLQYRAKKALAWRDFLNGARDFMHGQLGFGEDNKRD
- a CDS encoding PASTA domain-containing protein, which encodes MGLRNRLKLNINLNSLERYVGNNLRFFISLSVGLIVFVGIIALAVFFIAVRGEEQTMVPDVRGKDLTQAILELQVKELYPRLQQRYSQSASERGLILEQSPSPGTIVKAGRRVRMVVSQGVIISNMENYVGRNIDEVRMDLQTLFASAGSAAGNITGAPPLISLKEPFMYQFSSETPGTILQQSPEPGTAISGPTILELVISRGPENEMITIPELTGLSIGEALELLGKSGLRFTFTQREGRGGEKPETVISQTPAAATIATNNIEVALVIIAPMDLKEGELFGLFSYTLPNNPYPLPVTLEAQLPSGERSPLITMNHPGGKFTVPYRLPAGTTLVLSMLNRELYREEISLPIETLFLDQL